A single window of Salvia splendens isolate huo1 chromosome 6, SspV2, whole genome shotgun sequence DNA harbors:
- the LOC121809600 gene encoding tetratricopeptide repeat protein 27 homolog: protein MAANDAVLLRSLELRLLRCSIPSDAVAPPQSPIQSSPQFPHHHSLLNDVVLLIESGEYLQALASSSASEALFSSLHLDSLDSAHRFYSELLPECVSSFLNVSGSEDSVELGYKALIVMAVAVVSLLAFNQCNFTGPSVSVPLMPLAKLSILEYKKVGDEWMEWEAWAHKELMSVGSDLCAKFSNLQYLIFGKTLLLKMKDALFEESLSSIDGIRSTSWWLARALFLHQKLLDERSSSLFDLLQVCKNESFSYLGTLEKIEEYWCPNEDCSTILSLLQLEAGMVELYYGRVDTSKQHFESAAEVSNFNFYLTGALGFRTVHQVEPKAQLLLVTGTNNGSAKSSSNNNFPPPQSSENEASDILMTPRFAVDEKNSESVEQDAKQHSVAANPLTATQQALILAQCLLVEKKARNDEMQKWEMAPYIEAIDSQSPSPFMLRCFCNLLRVRWESSRSRTKQRSLMMMEQLVEGVCNHSPGPGVAERLYYCFGMNIPPISALRKEYGDLLVSCGLIGEALKIYEDLELWDNLIYCYQLMDKKAAAVELIKKRLCEKPSDPRLWCSLGDVTNDDTSYEKALEVSGLRSARAYRSLARSAYNRGEYEKSKILWESAMGLNSLYPDGWFALGAAALKSRDVDKALDAFTRAVQLDPENGEAWNNIACLHMVKKRSKEAFIAFKEALKLKRESWQMWENYSQVAVDIGNLSQAMEAVQKVLDLTNKKRCDSGLLERIMLEIEERTLISHSESNVANSDSSHTAPVNVSSNVANANGVQTDSARRREAEHLIELIGKILRQIVQSCGNADIWGLYARWHKLKGDLAMCSEALLKQVRSYQGSDLWKDKDRFVKFANASLELCKVYQELALRGNSRRELFAAEMHVKSTIKQAIDHSNTKEYGDLVACLEDVQGALKAT from the exons ATGGCTGCAAACGACGCCGTTCTCCTCCGCTCTCTGGAGCTCCGCCTCCTCCGCTGTTCTATACCATCCGACGCCGTGGCACCGCCGCAATCACCAATCCAATCCTCGCCTCAATTTCCTCACCACCACTCTCTCCTAAACGACGTTGTGCTTCTAATAGAATCAGGCGAGTATCTTCAAGCCCTCGCCTCCTCATCCGCTTCTGAAGCCTTATTTTCCAGTCTCCATCTCGACTCGCTCGATTCCGCTCACCGCTTCTACTCCGAGCTGCTCCCCGAGTGCGTCAGCTCGTTTTTGAATGTCAGCGGCAGCGAGGATTCAGTGGAATTGGGTTATAAAGCTTTGATTGTGATGGCTGTCGCGGTTGTTTCTTTGCTTGCCTTCAATCAGTGTAACTTTACAGG GCCATCGGTTAGCGTTCCTTTGATGCCGCTTGCAAAATTGTCGATCCTTGAGTATAAAAAAGTTGGTGATGAATGGATGGAGTGGGAAGCATGGGCACACAAGGAACTCATGTCTGTTGGTTCTGACCTTTGTGCCAAATTCTCTAACTTGCAG TACTTAATTTTCGGAAAGACTCTTCTGCTCAAGATGAAAGATGCCCTATTTGAAGAAAGTCTTTCTTCCATAGATGGAATAAGAAGCACGTCCTGGTGGTTGGCCAGagctttgttcttgcatcaaaagTTGTTGGATGAACGTTCATCTTCTCTTTTTGATCTGTTGCAAGTCTGTAAAAATGAAAGTTTCTCGTATTTGGGCACCTTAGAGAAGATAGAAGAGTATTGGTGTCCGAATGAAGACTGTTCTACTATCCTGTCTCTCCTCCAGCTAGAAGCAGGGATGGTGGAACTTTATTATGGGCGTGTAGATACTTCCAA GCAGCACTTTGAATCGGCTGCAGAGGTGTCCAACTTTAACTTTTATCTGACTGGTGCTCTGGGATTTCGGACTGTGCATCAG GTAGAACCAAAAGCACAGCTTCTTCTCGTTACTGGAACAAATAATGGAAGCGCCAAGTCCAGCAGTAATAACAATTTCCCACCTCCACAATCTTCTGAAAATGAAGCTTCTGATATATTAATGACCCCCAGATTCGCAGTAGATGAGAAAAACTCTGAAAGTGTTGAGCAGGATGCTAAACAACATTCTGTTGCAGCCAATCCATTGACTGCAACACAGCAGGCGTTAATTCTTGCGCAATGTCTTTTGGTTGAAAAAAAAGCGCGTAATGATGAAATGCAAA AGTGGGAAATGGCTCCATATATAGAGGCTATTGATTCTCAGAGTCCATCTCCATTCATG CTTCGGTGTTTCTGCAACTTATTGCGTGTCCGATGGGAATCAAGTCGGAGTAGAACAAAACAGCGATCATTGATGATGATGGAACAACTG GTGGAAGGTGTATGCAATCATTCTCCTGGTCCTGGAGTTGCTGAAAGATTATATTACTGCTTTGGAATGAATATACCTCCGATTTCTGCACTACGCAA GGAATATGGTGATCTTTTGGTAAGTTGTGGCCTGATTGGGGAAGCTCTGAAGATTTATGAGGATCTTGAGCTATGGGATAATCTGATATACTGTTACCAGCTAATGGATAAGAAAGCAGCAGCTGTTGAACTCATCAAGAAACGCCTATGTGAAAAGCCATCTGACCCAAGGTTATGGTGCTCTCTTGGTGATGTTACAAATGACGATACTTCCTATGAGAAGGCTCTTGAAGTCTCGGGACTACGTTCTGCGCGAGCATATCGTTCTCTTGCTCGCTCTGCCTACAACCGAGGAGAGTATGAGAAGTCAAAAATCTTATGGGAGTCTGCTATGGGTTTGAATTCTTTGTATCCAGATGGCTGGTTTGCGCTTGGTGCTGCTGCCTTAAAGTCTAGGGATGTTGATAAAGCACTGGATGCTTTCACACGTGCAGTTCAACTTGATCCTGAAAATGGAGAGGCTTGGAATAATATTGCTTGTTTACACATGGTTAAGAAGAGAAGTAAGGAGGCTTTCATTGCATTTAAAGAAGCATTAAAGCTGAAGCGAGAGAGCTGGCAAATGTGGGAGAACTATAGCcaagttgctgttgatattGGAAACTTAAGCCAGGCAATGGAAGCTGTACAAAAGGTGTTGGACTTGACTAATAAGAAACGATGCGACTCTGGGTTGTTGGAAAGAATTATGCTCGAAATTGAAGAACGCACATTGATTAGTCACTCAGAGTCTAATGTGGCAAATAGTGATAGTAGTCATACTGCCCCTGTCAATGTTAGCTCAAATGTTGCTAATGCCAATGGAGTGCAAACTGACTCTGCCAGACGCCGGGAAGCTGAACACCTGATTGAATTGATTGGGAAAATCTTAAGACAGATTGTTCAAAGTTGTGGAAATGCTGACATATGGGGATTATATGCAAGGTGGCACAAACTGAAAGGAGATCTAGCAATGTGCTCCGAGGCTCTACTTAAGCAAGTTAGATCATATCAAGGATCAGATTTGTGGAAGGACAAGGATAGGTTTGTGAAATTTGCAAATGCTTCCTTGGAACTGTGCAAGGTGTATCAGGAACTTGCTTTGCGTGGCAACAGCCGTAGAGAACTGTTTGCTGCTGAGATGCATGTGAAGAGTACAATAAAACAAGCTATAGATCATTCTAACACTAAAGAATATGGAGATCTTGTAGCTTGCCTTGAAGACGTACAAGGGGCTTTGAAAGCTACATGA
- the LOC121809601 gene encoding aspartic proteinase 36-like isoform X1 — protein sequence MERRFRSLLLLLLPPLLNFLSLNPVAGIGGGAAGVIKVNYKFAGSDASLSALRAHDDIRHLSILAGVDLPLGGTGRPDAAGLYYAKIGIGTPSEDYYVQVDTGTDITWVNCIQCHQCPRRGYHGIELPLYNPKDSLTGKLVSCEQDFCKEIGGGLSGCNANSSCLYTEVYGDGSYTIGYFVEDVVQYDRISGDLETKSANGSVIFGCGAQQSGDLGSSDEALNGILGFGKSNSSMLSQLASSGRVKKMFAHCLDGVNGGGIFAIGHVVQPLVNTTPLVPNQPHYNVNMTGIQVGHVFLNLTTDIYMADKRGAIIDSGTTLAYLPQMIYEPLVKKILSWQMDLKLQLLHDLYTCFDFSGSVDDGFPTVTLHFQNSLSLMVYPHEYLFPFEDLMCIGWQNSGLESQDKQNITLLGDLVLTNKLVLYDLEKQAIGWTEYNCSSSIQIKDEITGSVHLVGAHTLSCGSRFSLRVVFLLLMMAVLHGLIQ from the exons ATGGAGCGGCGCTTCCGctctctccttctcctccttctccCGCCGCTGCTCAATTTTCTCTCTCTGAATCCAGTCGCCGGAATCGGCGGCGGCGCTGCCGGTGTCATCAAAGTGAATTACAAATTCGCCGGCTCCGACGCCAGTCTCAGCGCCCTCAGAGCTCACGATGATATCCGCCACCTCTCCATTCTCGCCGGCGTCGACCTCCCCCTCGGAGGCACCGGTCGTCCTGACGCCGCCGG GCTCTACTATGCTAAAATAGGCATTGGAACACCGTCGGAAGATTATTATGTGCAGGTTGACACCGGAACTGATATAACTTGGGTTAACTGCATTCAGTGCCATCAATGCCCCCGGCGAGGCTACCATGGT ATAGAACTTCCTCTTTACAATCCAAAAGATTCTCTTACTGGAAAACTAGTGTCATGTGAGCAAGATTTTTGTAAAGAGATCGGTGGAGGCTTATCAGGTTGCAATGCTAATTCATCATGCTTGTATACTGAGGTGTATGGAGATGGGAGCTATACCATAGGATACTTTGTTGAGGATGTTGTCCAGTATGATCGAATCTCTGGGGATTTGGAAACAAAATCAGCAAATGGAAGTGTTATATTTGG ATGTGGTGCCCAACAATCTGGAGATCTGGGGTCATCGGACGAGGCACTTAATGGCATATTGGGTTTTGGAAAATCTAACTCGTCAATGCTTTCACAGCTGGCTTCGTCTGGAAGAGTGAAAAAGATGTTTGCTCATTGCTTAGATGGTGTAAATGGTGGAGGTATCTTTGCTATTGGCCATGTGGTTCAACCTCTAGTAAATACAACACCCTTGGTGCCAAACCA GCCACattacaatgtcaatatgactGGAATCCAAGTGGGTCATGTTTTCCTGAATCTGACTACAGATATCTATATGGCAGACAAGAGGGGAGCAATAATTGACAGTGGTACCACGTTGGCATATCTGCCACAAATGATATATGAACCACTAGTGAAAAAG ATACTCTCCTGGCAGATGGATCTGAAACTGCAATTGCTTCACGACCTATATACTTGCTTTGATTTTTCTGGAAG TGTTGATGATGGATTTCCCACTGTGACCCTCCATTTTCAAAATTCACTTTCTCTGATGGTTTATCCTCACGAGTATCTATTCCCATTT GAAGACTTGATGTGCATTGGGTGGCAAAACAGTGGCTTGGAATCCCAGGATAAACAGAATATTACACTTTTAGGAG ATCTGGTTCTTACCAACAAGCTGGTCCTTTATGATCTCGAAAAACAAGCAATTGGATGGACTGAATATAACT GCTCCTCGAGTATCCAAATAAAGGATGAAATCACTGGTTCAGTACATCTCGTGGGAGCTCACACTCTGTCCTGTGGTTCGAGATTCAGCCTCCGTGTCGTATTCCTCTTACTGATGATGGCTGTGTTGCATGGTTTGATACAATGA
- the LOC121809601 gene encoding aspartic proteinase 36-like isoform X2 encodes MLSFLNCLFSCLNPRDNWIAKGILDVDGTSNCFLSMRVQVVSFAIIRLYYAKIGIGTPSEDYYVQVDTGTDITWVNCIQCHQCPRRGYHGIELPLYNPKDSLTGKLVSCEQDFCKEIGGGLSGCNANSSCLYTEVYGDGSYTIGYFVEDVVQYDRISGDLETKSANGSVIFGCGAQQSGDLGSSDEALNGILGFGKSNSSMLSQLASSGRVKKMFAHCLDGVNGGGIFAIGHVVQPLVNTTPLVPNQPHYNVNMTGIQVGHVFLNLTTDIYMADKRGAIIDSGTTLAYLPQMIYEPLVKKILSWQMDLKLQLLHDLYTCFDFSGSVDDGFPTVTLHFQNSLSLMVYPHEYLFPFEDLMCIGWQNSGLESQDKQNITLLGDLVLTNKLVLYDLEKQAIGWTEYNCSSSIQIKDEITGSVHLVGAHTLSCGSRFSLRVVFLLLMMAVLHGLIQ; translated from the exons ATGCTGAGTTTTTTAAACTGTTTGTTTTCCTGCCTGAATCCGAGGGATAATTGGATTGCAAAGGGGATCCTGGATGTGGATGGAACGTCAAACTGTTTTCTTA GCATGCGTGTTCAAGTAGTCAGCTTTGCAATAATAAG GCTCTACTATGCTAAAATAGGCATTGGAACACCGTCGGAAGATTATTATGTGCAGGTTGACACCGGAACTGATATAACTTGGGTTAACTGCATTCAGTGCCATCAATGCCCCCGGCGAGGCTACCATGGT ATAGAACTTCCTCTTTACAATCCAAAAGATTCTCTTACTGGAAAACTAGTGTCATGTGAGCAAGATTTTTGTAAAGAGATCGGTGGAGGCTTATCAGGTTGCAATGCTAATTCATCATGCTTGTATACTGAGGTGTATGGAGATGGGAGCTATACCATAGGATACTTTGTTGAGGATGTTGTCCAGTATGATCGAATCTCTGGGGATTTGGAAACAAAATCAGCAAATGGAAGTGTTATATTTGG ATGTGGTGCCCAACAATCTGGAGATCTGGGGTCATCGGACGAGGCACTTAATGGCATATTGGGTTTTGGAAAATCTAACTCGTCAATGCTTTCACAGCTGGCTTCGTCTGGAAGAGTGAAAAAGATGTTTGCTCATTGCTTAGATGGTGTAAATGGTGGAGGTATCTTTGCTATTGGCCATGTGGTTCAACCTCTAGTAAATACAACACCCTTGGTGCCAAACCA GCCACattacaatgtcaatatgactGGAATCCAAGTGGGTCATGTTTTCCTGAATCTGACTACAGATATCTATATGGCAGACAAGAGGGGAGCAATAATTGACAGTGGTACCACGTTGGCATATCTGCCACAAATGATATATGAACCACTAGTGAAAAAG ATACTCTCCTGGCAGATGGATCTGAAACTGCAATTGCTTCACGACCTATATACTTGCTTTGATTTTTCTGGAAG TGTTGATGATGGATTTCCCACTGTGACCCTCCATTTTCAAAATTCACTTTCTCTGATGGTTTATCCTCACGAGTATCTATTCCCATTT GAAGACTTGATGTGCATTGGGTGGCAAAACAGTGGCTTGGAATCCCAGGATAAACAGAATATTACACTTTTAGGAG ATCTGGTTCTTACCAACAAGCTGGTCCTTTATGATCTCGAAAAACAAGCAATTGGATGGACTGAATATAACT GCTCCTCGAGTATCCAAATAAAGGATGAAATCACTGGTTCAGTACATCTCGTGGGAGCTCACACTCTGTCCTGTGGTTCGAGATTCAGCCTCCGTGTCGTATTCCTCTTACTGATGATGGCTGTGTTGCATGGTTTGATACAATGA